Proteins found in one Candidatus Chlamydia corallus genomic segment:
- the tgt gene encoding tRNA guanosine(34) transglycosylase Tgt → MALKFHIIHKSKKSQARVGQIETVHGIIDTPAFVPVATHGALKGVVDHSNIPLLFCNTYHLLLHPGPETVAKMGGLHQFIGRQAPIITDSGGFQIFSLAYGSVTEEIKSCGKKKGMSSLVKITDEGAWFKSYRDGKNLFLSPEISVQAQKDLGADIIIPLDELLPFHTDQEYFLTSCSRTYSWEKRSLDYHRKDPRHQSMYGVIHGGLDPEQRRLGTCFVQDQPFDGFAIGGSLGRNLQEMLEVIKITSSFLSKERPVHLLGIGDLPSIYAMVGFGIDSFDSSYPTKAARHGLILSRTGSIKIGHQKYSQDSSVIDPICFCFTCSSGISRAYLRHLFKVREPNAAIWTSIHNLHYMQQVMREIREAILRNEI, encoded by the coding sequence TTGGCACTTAAGTTTCATATCATCCATAAATCTAAAAAATCCCAAGCTAGAGTGGGACAAATAGAAACAGTTCATGGGATTATTGATACACCCGCATTTGTCCCGGTAGCAACTCACGGAGCGTTAAAAGGGGTGGTGGATCATAGCAACATTCCTCTACTCTTCTGTAACACTTACCACCTTCTTCTTCATCCGGGTCCAGAGACAGTAGCTAAAATGGGAGGTCTGCACCAATTTATCGGACGTCAGGCCCCTATCATTACAGATTCTGGAGGGTTTCAAATTTTTAGCCTTGCTTATGGTTCTGTTACCGAAGAAATTAAAAGTTGTGGCAAAAAAAAAGGGATGTCTTCTTTGGTTAAAATTACTGATGAAGGGGCGTGGTTCAAATCCTATAGAGATGGAAAAAATCTATTTCTTTCTCCAGAGATTTCGGTACAAGCTCAAAAAGATCTTGGAGCTGATATCATTATCCCTTTAGATGAACTTCTCCCCTTTCATACTGATCAAGAATACTTTTTAACTTCGTGTTCCCGCACCTATAGTTGGGAAAAACGATCCCTAGATTATCATAGAAAAGATCCTAGACACCAATCAATGTATGGGGTAATTCATGGAGGCTTAGATCCCGAGCAACGTCGTCTCGGCACTTGTTTTGTTCAGGATCAACCATTCGATGGATTTGCTATTGGAGGCAGCCTAGGAAGAAACCTCCAAGAAATGTTAGAAGTTATTAAAATCACCTCTTCGTTTCTATCCAAAGAACGCCCCGTACACCTATTAGGAATCGGAGACCTTCCTTCTATATATGCTATGGTAGGCTTTGGGATAGACTCTTTTGACAGTTCTTATCCTACTAAAGCAGCCCGCCACGGATTAATCTTATCAAGAACAGGCTCAATCAAAATCGGCCATCAAAAATATAGCCAAGACTCTTCAGTTATAGACCCCATATGTTTCTGTTTTACCTGCTCGTCAGGAATCTCCAGAGCATACCTGAGACATCTCTTTAAAGTAAGAGAGCCTAACGCTGCTATTTGGACTTCTATACACAATCTACACTACATGCAACAAGTCATGAGAGAAATCCGTGAAGCCATCTTAAGGAACGAAATTTAA
- a CDS encoding queuosine precursor transporter → MNELIFGFQTFFIIVLGIFFASRGKAWLTGWLSFLSSIMNIFVLKQIHLWGFEVTSADVYVIGLLTCLNYAREHYGKDDINDAMLCSWVVSIAFLVLTQLHLLLIPSSSDTSQENFLALFSSTPRIVLASLITLIFVQILDIKLFTLLQEAFSKRYFTIRSTISLLFSQLVDTLLFSFLGLYGLVNNLCDVIIFAMLVKGIVITLAIPTLVLTKAILGRQLRN, encoded by the coding sequence GTGAATGAATTAATTTTTGGATTTCAGACTTTCTTTATTATAGTCTTAGGAATTTTCTTTGCCTCCAGAGGAAAAGCTTGGCTTACGGGATGGTTATCCTTTCTTTCTAGCATAATGAATATCTTTGTTCTAAAACAGATCCATCTCTGGGGATTTGAAGTAACTTCTGCCGATGTATATGTCATCGGTCTTCTTACCTGTCTAAATTATGCCCGAGAACACTATGGCAAAGATGATATCAATGATGCTATGCTATGCTCCTGGGTAGTCTCCATAGCATTTTTAGTTCTTACCCAGCTACACCTGCTTTTAATACCCTCATCAAGTGATACTTCTCAAGAGAACTTCTTAGCCCTGTTTTCTTCGACACCAAGAATAGTATTAGCCTCACTAATCACCCTAATTTTCGTTCAGATTCTGGATATAAAACTCTTTACTTTACTTCAAGAAGCTTTTTCAAAACGATATTTTACGATACGCTCAACAATTTCATTACTCTTTTCTCAACTTGTTGATACCCTCCTATTTTCATTTTTAGGATTGTATGGGCTTGTGAATAATCTTTGTGACGTTATAATCTTTGCAATGCTAGTCAAGGGCATTGTTATTACACTAGCGATACCAACTCTAGTCCTAACTAAAGCTATCCTAGGTCGTCAGTTAAGAAATTAG
- a CDS encoding DUF648 domain-containing protein, which yields MKTYSFSPGYQTTNFSDELMVKLDSYFFLGGTKTRIISISRYSFVLVKEEHVSLSIVHKILKIILFLFLPLTLIALALKYLLHSRFERKHPKTNFLTIKSPDPLPKDLETTLATNHLQFQNALSDAYDPVFHLPKKYWQLLVITNPTTQAPSLILSIDLNALLKDIDLTQVQLPTECIQKHNIQTYGDPQEQEVIQDLQNKEHEEFVSNEGKSRLAMLLLEQLYLQNKNPYYKEIEIDEDIWSRMRFPMHKTIWSEIFFSLDLESVTMIHSGFGYKILQRIHGLSAGRMVCGIALENKNIDKQKQLSEELQQYPEQRFVYIELENNVFSYSEI from the coding sequence ATGAAAACATACAGCTTTTCTCCTGGATACCAAACCACGAATTTCTCTGATGAGCTTATGGTTAAGCTAGACTCTTACTTTTTCTTAGGGGGAACAAAAACTAGGATCATCTCTATTTCTCGATATAGTTTTGTACTAGTAAAAGAAGAACATGTCTCGCTTTCCATCGTTCATAAAATTCTGAAAATTATTCTATTTTTATTTCTACCCCTAACTCTAATTGCTTTAGCACTTAAGTACCTCCTACACTCTAGGTTTGAACGTAAGCATCCTAAAACCAATTTCCTTACAATTAAATCACCCGATCCGCTTCCCAAGGATCTAGAGACAACTCTTGCTACTAACCATTTGCAATTCCAAAACGCCTTGAGCGATGCTTATGATCCTGTTTTCCATCTTCCGAAGAAATATTGGCAGCTGTTGGTTATTACCAACCCAACAACTCAAGCCCCGAGTCTTATACTCTCTATCGATCTAAATGCACTACTCAAGGATATTGATTTAACTCAAGTACAATTGCCTACAGAATGCATTCAAAAGCACAATATCCAAACCTATGGAGATCCCCAAGAACAAGAGGTTATCCAAGATTTACAGAATAAAGAACATGAAGAATTTGTTAGCAATGAAGGCAAATCACGTTTGGCAATGCTCTTATTAGAACAGCTGTATCTTCAAAACAAAAATCCTTATTATAAAGAAATAGAGATTGACGAAGACATTTGGTCAAGGATGCGATTTCCTATGCATAAGACCATCTGGTCTGAAATCTTTTTCTCCTTAGATCTAGAATCAGTAACCATGATCCACTCAGGATTTGGTTATAAAATTTTACAGCGAATCCACGGTCTCTCTGCTGGACGAATGGTTTGTGGTATTGCTCTTGAAAATAAGAACATAGATAAACAAAAACAACTGTCCGAAGAGCTTCAACAATATCCTGAACAACGTTTTGTTTATATAGAACTAGAAAATAACGTTTTCTCTTATAGCGAAATCTAA